The DNA sequence ATAGAACCACAGTAACCATTCCTGCATAAAAGAAAAGTACATTGAAGAACTAAATGGTAGGATGATTGGAGGTTAGTAAAATCTAATTCTATTTACAGTACAAGAGCCTCAGGGATAAACAGTCCCACAAATGCTACATTTTTGTTACACAATTTCTAAACCTTATCTAAGGCACACATTACCATGTCTTAGTTCCTTTAACAGCTCCTCTTGCAGCTGAAGCAAAAAGTTGTAATTTTCTTGAACCTCCTGAGAAGGATCAACCATCAAAGTGCGAACAAGGTTGGAGCAGTAAGACTTGAAGCGAATACCCATGGCACAGGTAATGGCCCCAAAATGCATATGGTTCTTGTCACTAGAGACCACAGGGAGAAAGCATCTCATTACACAAACTTGTGAAGTCCTTACCATACCTGGCATACACATCTGTAATCACAATTTTGACCTGCTATATCCCAAAGCTGAAGTAGAAAAAATgacctaaacattttttttttttaaaccacgtCAGTTTATAAAGGCTCTGGAAAGTTGTATCCCAAATATGCAAAAGTTATACTGAATTTTATGCATTATAATCGAACAGTATGATGGTAAGCCATCACCTTTCCACCAGCCCCGATGAATAGCATtctttacagtatttttaaaaattagaagggGAATAATTATGATATATCTagcaagatttttattttttaaacatgttttgcatttttttcttgtcatttttagTCATCTGGAAAATGCTTACAATCAAATACTCAAGTAAGAAATGAATAACTATGTGAAATAAATTAAACTATACACAGAATAAGACAAGAAGATAATGCAGGAGGCAGGCTAATggttattctttttcttcctatttttttgaATCCCAGAATGAGTCTAAGAAAAAACAGGCCAAAGGCTGAAGTGCTCcggttgttttatattttgaaattctcaTACTCACCTCACCACACTGAACTTGAGGTTATAGTTGCCACCACTCTGAATGATAGGAGGGTAACACATTTCCACAGTAGAAGGGTCTGCCCCAGCAAggtattttttctcttctatggCCTTTTCCACTGACTCAGCCAGTTTGCTGTGTCGAACTTTCTATAAAAATACCCAGAAATAAAACAATACTTACTATAGGGTGGCAGAACGGTGCTGGGTTTTTGGACATGACCATTTGAAAACAACATGTATCCTGATATCATATAGGATGCCAAAGTAGTCTTATGAAGTGGTTTATGTACCAGATAACACACTGGTGTACACGCAAAAGCAAATTTAGAGAATATGTGGAATTTGCAGCTATTCAAAGAATTCTCAAGTGACATACTGGGTAGGCTCCAGAAACTACAGTGGACGTTTATAGTTATTCTCAAAGAGAGCTGGCACAAGTACACACCACCAACTTTAATCTACCAAAGGAAGCTCAACACAACCTAAAAAACACTGCATGGGAGGGACTTACTTCATTATAACAGTGAAAAGACACTCCCACCCCCAATTTACCTCATCTGCATCAACTATTTCCATGACTCTTTCCTTGAAGAATTTGTTGAAGACCTCAGAGGTGATGCTAGCTGCTTTCTTCATTAGATTGAGTTCTCCATCCTCCTTTACAGCAATGGTATAGGCCACAACTGCACTGATGTCTATCTGCAGTCAAACGGATAAACAGTTCCTAACATGCAGACACAGAACTGCTAAAGAAATCTCTCTCCCCCAGTTCAAATATTATCAGTGACTATGTCTGGTTATTTAGCAAACTATCAGCGGTTTGCAGAATATCTAAATATTCTCTTCTTGGATTGAATAAACATCTGAAAGAACGCTTTACCAGGTCATTGGTGTATTCTAACAGGCAATGAACTAACACATCATTTAAAGTGTAAATGTAAATGCCTCTCTTGAGATTTCTGTAAAGGCtggagaaggaagacagaaaagaaaaaaagttttttggaCAACAGATTTTCCTCAATTTCCCTCCAGAGTAGCTGAACTGTCTCCTGAATGCCTCACTCCTAACTGAAAAGTGAATTGGTTAACCACTCAGCAACAGGAACTGAAAATGGAAATGTGAATGAATATGCGGCTTTCTCAAAACAAAGTCTCTGCAATATCAGCTGTGAAAGCCCCTCACAATTTTGTCTTCTCAACTCTCAATGTGCTTGTTTCCAGAATATTCTTACTTTGTCAAAACCCTCTTTGTTGAGGCAGTCGTTCCAGCTCTTCATGAACTCTCCTGGAAATTTGTCTTTGCTGAacactccaatcttcttgccaTTCTTGCTTTCTTTAATGGCTTCAATCATTTTGTCAAAGCTGCTCTTGTTACTTTCATTCTGTCAGTGCCACAGGGAGAAAACAGGGGTTTAGTTTAAGAATTAGACATCTATGTTCTACTAGGACTAGGTAGAGAATATTCTAAACTatggaaagaaataaattctATCTCCCCTTTTCCTACCTATTTATTTAGGGAAGACTGTAGTATACCAAAAGTTTACACAAAATTTCTttggatatatttatatgtttaagtGAAGTGCCACATAAGCTGAGAAGACTATTCTTTACTTCAGGAAGAGCTAAGAAACTGAAATACAAAGGTGAACAACATTCTGAAAAGAAATCTTTGTCAGGTGggcaagaaaaaaagattacattTGATAAAAATTGGAAATGAGATATACCTTTCCTTAAggatatttaaagatttttgtcCTAATTAAGATACTAAGAGAAGTATCCTCAAGCATGGATAGTTAGTTTTCACCATAATTTCATTACCCATTTGTGTTACTGCAAACTGATAGGATTATTGAACTCTTTTCTATCTTTCTAACAAATGACAGTTAGCTAAAATCTTCCCCTTGTATTTCTGAATTCCTAGGAGGCTTTTCTGTTTACCACTTTAAAacattctttcttatttatgaCGAATTCTTTGTCTGTTCTGACCTTTTCTCGTACGAGTAGTGTGATAGCAGGGGCTCCGTTAGCATTCTCATTGCCCTTAGTGTTGGCAATCTGTTTCAAGAACTCCACTTTTTTCTTGCTGGCCATAAAGATGATTTTGTCATCACAGAATACCATGATAGTATCAGTTAGTTCATAACCAAAGAGCCATGTCTATGGGAAAAGACAAGTGTGAACAgatacaaaaaaaatcaatatatttatatgtctAAAATAAAGTATCTGGAATTAACTTCAAAATAATCTTGTAGTGTGAGAACCTGGATATAGATTCCAATGAAATGAGATTAGTCAGTAATGTTTACCGAACTTTTTGTGAAAGAACTATTCTACACATCCTCTGTTTATCACGATAGCCACTACAGAGTACTTGAGACTGAGGACTGAGGAGCTTAAATTTTAATgcggctagtggctaccatactgaACAGTAGCTGATTCAATGACTCTCAGGGCTAAACACTGCTGTAAACTTCTCACCTGTAAGGCAGTTGATTTAGCATAAACAATTTCTTCATCAACACCCACTGATACAACAATGGCATCAACATTGGCATACTCATCTTCTCCTTTCTGAAAGGCAGAGTAGATAATttggttattttcttttcatatgagCACAACAGGAATATATCCAAGATACACATAATTTTTTCCTCATGGAAATTCAAAGTTTTAGGTACATATATACTTGGCAACCTTACTGTAATTActtactctatttttaaaatagctttctgAGACAAAATTCATATACAATTCACCAACTTTAAGTGTaaaattcagtggttttcagtgTATTCAGTTACACAACcatcacaatctaattttagaaatttttatctCTCCCCCCCAAAACCCATTAGCAATAATTATCCACCTCCTCTCAGTCCTAGCAACCACTAATCTCATCTGTCCCTAAGGATTTGTCTATTATGGACATAATATTTTTTCATGGTTCGTATGTTTTAGCATATGTCAATACCACATCCCATTTTattgctaagtaatattccattatgtgaacATACTACATTATATCCATTCAACTGTTggatatttgaattgtttccattttttggctattatgaataatgctgctataaacattagtAAGTTTTTCTGTGCACGtatttctcttgagtatatatCTAGGTGAGGAATTGCTACTTATATAGTAACTCTAtatttaactttctgaggaaaCACAAGACTGTTTTCTAAAATGCCTGCACTGTTTCACAAATTTCTTTCCCAAAAGTAATgtgtgagggttccaatttctccacatgctGACCAACACTTAACTTTATTATAGCCATCCAATGGGTATGAAGtatctcactgcagttttgatttgtatttccacaATGGTCAATGATCTTGACTGAGCTCCCAGTCACGTGATTCTGATGATTTGTATACCTATTTGGAGAAGTGTGTGTTCAGATCCTTTTCCCACTCTGGGTTATTGCTTTATTACTAAGTCGTAAGAGTTCTTTTTTATACGTAAAAGTCTCTTATCAGatatgatttgcatttttttctcctgttcaatggattttcctttcacttttgtaTGGATGTCCTTTGAAGCACGAAAGTTTTTTATTCTGAAGAAGTCCAAattcttttcttgtgcttttgatgtcacaTGTAAGGTGGCTTTGCCTAACCCAAGGACATGAAGATATAACTATACTTTCTTCTatagaagttttacagttttagctcttataCTTACATTTATGCCTCATTTTGAGTAAAGTTTGTGTTCAGTGTAAGGAAGGGCCTAACCTCTTTTCCCGCCCCCAAATTGTCTTGGCAccacatcaaaaaagaaatgatgtaaatgtgaaggtttatttctggattctcaattTTGTTCCACTGAGTTACATGACTGCCCTTACACTAGTATATTGctttgattactgcagctttgtaTTAAGTCCTGAAATTGAGATCTGTGAGTCCTCCAACCATTAGCTACTCCTGAACTCTTCTATAAAACCAAAGCACTGATAACTGTGAGCTGTAAGGTCAAATCTCTGATTTCCCTATAAAgtcaagaaaaatatctacagGGAATGCCCTGGTGGTACATTGGTTAGGACTTtgagcttccactgtagggggccttggttcgatccctggttggggaaccaagatcatACAAgacatgtggcatggccaaaacaaaacaaaacctacatACATAATGCTATAAATCaataatatcttaattttaaaaaatttctttaagatTCTTCCATATTTTAAGACTCCTGGATGCCAATCTGGATCCAAATAAAATAGCAATTGAGGGTTCTGCTGCATTTCTCtagcaaaacaaaatatataaccCAAAGGAGTTACTATATAGTAACCTTATACATTCCCTCGCTGATTTTCACTGAGAAAATGTTTACCTTCAGGTTAGTAAGATTTTATCATTAGTTCCCACTGATGATGCAAAAACAATGGTAATTAAAACTGCTAGTGCCTTAGCATAAATCAAGGTAGTGGCACCAAGCTATGTTCATCACTACTACACActcaatagaaaggaaaaaaaaaagccagtttcaCTTAGAAAATGTCCTTGATACAGTAAAAATGACTAATATTATAAAATCCTAATCTTTGAATATATGTCTTTTTAATAGTCTGTGTGAAGAAATGGAAAGCACATCCAAAGCACTTCTGTGTGTACATTGAAGTATGACAGCTGTCTCAAGGAAAAGCACTTGTATCAATTCAATTACTTCAGTAATAAACTAGTCACAGACTTGGATATCTAGCatacattttctcaaaaatgaatgaagtgagtctatcacttcaaggaaaatgaaagaaatgtgttGTTAATGATGAAATTTGAGCCTtcaaacagaaatcaaaattgGAAAACCTTGTACTCACCATTGTGAACTTGACAACTTCTCAACTTATTCAAGAACTTTTCTGATGATATCAGCAGAATATTAACATACACAATTCTCCAACATTATATAATGAAGCGTGTACATTTACCAGATGTATACAACTGAGGgaacaatattttccaaataaccAGCAAATGATGTTACAAAATTGTAACTTGAGTATGAAAGGTCACTGTTGTGGTTTTAAATTCCACATTACAACTAACTTTCAAGAGATAAccacttccagggaattccctgccagtccagtggttaggactcagcattttgactgccaagggcccaggttcaaaccctggtcagacaactaagatcccataagccgagaggccaaaaaaaaaaaagagagcgagCGAGCGATTAACTACTTTGAGTTTTAGTGTAGTAACAAAGACTATCCAGTTATCTGAAGAGTTTATTAAAATTTCTCCCTTTTCCAACTTTATGTATGTACGAAGCcaaatttctttctatatttgaTCAAGCCTATATAAAGAAAGGTTGTGGGGAGCGGAATAATTTAAGACTGTAAAAGGGTCCTGTTATCagggttggggaccactgttctGCGATCCCTGATGTGGCATAACACGAACTGTGGCATCAGGTCGTCTCTCCTCCCCGCTCTGCCATGTACATTCCAGTTCTTCAGTGAACATGGGATTCTGTGGCAACAGCATTACTAGTACCTTGATAACCCCCCAAAATTAGCAACAGGTACTCCCCTATATTTATGTGTTTTGGCTACCAATACATAAATTTTTTCCCTAAACATGTCTTCAAAAATACCACTGAAACTAACCAAAAAGTCTCTTTTAGTATTTTTTGATACTTAAAATCTTAGTCAAAATTTTTCCACAAAGAAAAGGGTATCAACATGcacaaaaattcaaaatacacagtaataaatttttaaaaagttgttgttcggtcactaagctgtgtctgactctacaattccatggactgcagcataccaggctcctctgtcgtccactatctcccagaccttgctcaagttcatgtccattgagttagtgatatacaaagaatataattacataattaaTCATTAATAACATAGGAAAACCATACAAAGTTATCTCAACATAACTGAAAATAGGAAGTGAGAAAAAAAGACCTACGTACTCAGATTTTTTATGAGGATATGGGAAACCAATCCACCAAATCTCAAGGATTTCCATTAATATAAAATGTCTGGTTTTCTACTGTCCATCAAAAACGTGAGAGGATGAATCCTAATCTCTCTTGGAACCCAGCTGCTCTGACCATTTCATAGAATATTTGACTGATTCTTTATAAACACCAGGAGAAATAAATGCAGAATATCTAAAGATAATAAATTTCAATACagttttttctaaaaatgtgatTCAATGAAAAGGATTACAATAAAGTCAACAATTTTGACAGCAAAGCCCTGGACACTGTTTTGTATTTTCAAATCTTATAAGGCATATAAATACAGATTAAATCTGAAAATAGTCTTCTGAAACTGTGGGAGATTAATAATCCACTTGTAAAACTTCCATGATGGGAGTAGGGTGGGGGGGAGGCTCAAggaggggttatatgtatacTTGTAGCTGATTCATTCGTTGTACAGCTAAAACCAATGCAACGttacaaagcaattatcctccaattaaacacaaattaaacaaaaataatgttaCCCACAGtaacattttaataaatcatatacaatactaaaatattttcagattaattTATGCCTGGAATTTGTTttaaagtactggagtgggggactttcctggtggtccagtgggtaagactccatgctgccactgcaaggagcatgggtttgattcctggtcatggtactaagatcccagatgctgcacactgtggccaaaaaaataaatgaataaacaaacaaacaaatgaataacaaaaaaatattgGGGGtgtggggcaaaaaaaaaaaagccacaaggcTAGCTGCTGCTGCCCCAGGACCAGTTGTACAGTCAGTTCCAAGCACTGGCTATTTGAGATAGCTGGGGCTCAACTCTGCTGCTTCAACAGCCTCAGATTCCCACCTAACCTCTTCTGCTTGGGAGATCTTTAGGACTCAGGCTTGGCCCCTTGTCAAATCTGGACAAATTCCTGTGCTCCCTTTTTGAGATGAACCATTTTACAGCAGTGACTCCTGGTGTGCAGACTCTCAACATTCACCCAATCCGCTCTGTCACCAAATTCTCCCACTTTCCAGTCTGTCTGGTCCACTTAACACTCAAGTGTTGCTGAAACAGGTGTTTCAGATGGGAACAGTATTTACTGAGCAGGCACTTTCTGTATGTAACCTGTAAGCCTCATGATAAAACTTTAGCTGCAGTAGGCATCATTATATTCAGAACCCCCAATCAAGACCTAGCACACTCAAAACTCCCACACAAACACATAGGCAGTTCTCACACTAAtgatttagcttttaaaaaaagaggtgctgaaattctaattaaaatacacatattaaGATGGATATTTTTCATTAGGATACAAGTATTATAACAGTATAAAGATATACTTTTCTACCACCTCTGTCTCTTTCAGTTAAAAGAACAGAATACTTTCATTGGGGTcctaaagataaaaatgaatttctttggGAAGTTCCTGATTTTTATCTACAAGGAGACCTAGGATCATTTGACTAACTTTTCTGCCTTTTACGTAGAGAGAGACAGTAAGCCTATTGGGTGAGGGCTCACTCTGAAGACAGCCTGCCTGGGCTCAAAGCCATGACCTCACCCCTTATTGTGACCCAATCTTTCTGTGTTCCAATATCCTACATCTTCACATCTGTAAgtgttgctgtgagaattaaactagcaaatgtatatgaaatacttagaatagtgcctagcTCACAGTAACTACTATGTGTTTGCCACCATTATTATTAAAGACCAAAATGTAGAAGAAACACAGGCAAAATACTCTCacataaattatagcaatatattttttggatctctctcctaaagcaaaggaaacaaaagcaaaaataaacaaatgagacctaattaaactaaaagcttttgtacagcaaaccactgacaaaatgaaaagaaaaccctttAAATGGGCGAAAACATTTACAAATGATATGAACTaatatatatatccaaaatagataaacagttcacacaactcaatatatattaaaaaaaaaaaaaaccctattagaaaatgggcagaagaccatTTTTCCAAAATAGACACACACATGGCCAACATGAAAAAGTTTTAACATCATTAATCActagagaattgcaaatcaaaaccacaacaaggTATTCTCACACCAgctagaatggctatcatcaaaaagaacacaaataacaaatgcgggcaaggatgtggaaaaaaaggaacccttgtgtaatccattggtgggaatgtaaatttgtgcagccactgTACAGTATGGAGGTTGCCCAAAAACCAAAAattagaactatcatatgatcaacaattctactcctgggtatatatctgaagaaaatgaaaatattactttgaaaagatatatgtgccgcaatgttcactgcagaattatttacaacagccaagatatggaagcaacctaagtgtccgtcaacagatgaacagataaagatgtggGGTGTATATACACACCcccatatacaatgaaatactatactcagtcattaaaaacaaatgaaatttttcCATCTCCAACAACACAGACAGACTTGGAAAGCATTATGTACTAAGGGTAGAGTTTTTTGGAAGATGCGAGAGTGGTAAATGACTAAGTGCCTGATAGGCATTCTTAGCCAGAAGATATCAATGTTAAGTGTGTGTATCTCATTAAAGCCCTTATAGGCTCAGGACTCAGGAGGCACCAAGTattagagaagggaaaagggacATATCATACATGGTAAGTTCAGGGCTAACAACAGAAGTCTGGTCAGCAAGCTTAAGTCCCTAGTTCGTGAAAGCCCTGAGAAAACTCCTAACCCTCCCACAAAAACAATGCATTCTCTGAAGAAAGGGGCTCAAAAAGCTCTAGATAGTAGGTCCAGCAGAAGGCAATTAATAAATGCTGAGGAATTCAAtgaaagtctgtttttttttaagtcaatgaTTTAATTGATTTTAACATAAATTCTGTATTATCAAAATACAAATGGAGGTGGCTTCTGGTATTAAAACAGAGGTAACagcaaaattcaaaattattagGCTAGAACCTAAAATTATGTAGATATTGAGAATCATAGCAGAAATTAAGCATTATTTTAGTTCGGAGACTCCTAGGAGACAAGACCAAAATGGAAATAGTAGGTTAAATTGTTCTCTTAGTTTAATAGAAAGAATACAATTTTATTAGCAGAAATTTTTCTTGCATTGAATCCTAAGTGGACTTTTTAAATGTAGTTACTTTTAGAAATAAGAAGACAGAGCTTAGTTCAAACACTGTTTGGTAGAACAAACACTGTTTGGTAGAAAATAGTCAATTGTCTTTCAATTGACCATTTCTCTCCCTCACCTTAATAAATGCCAAGAGCACTTTCCTGTGTATGCATGcacagtcgctaagtcctgtctgcttgagatccctccaggctcctctgttcatggggttttccaggcaagaaaactggagtgggttgccatttcctcctccagaaagtcTGTTTTTTTGAACAACTGCCCCAAAGACAAGAATTAGAGAGTTTTTCTTTGGTCACCACCAAATTCCCAGAAAATACTCGAGGATACTGCCAGTATCTGAGGGGTTCTCCAGGGAATAAGCTAATCTATTTACCCTACCACAACCTCTCTACTAGTTGAGAGATCCTATTCATGCAGAGCTTCCCACCAGCTTCTTATTACCGTAGTCTTAACACAAACGAGTAGCCAAGGCTCAATTTGACTTTTGTGAAGTGTTCAACACgtaagagagaaagcaaagaaatccaGGGGAAACAGACATGGCAGAGgacagaagataaaaataaaacaccccCAATACAAGAAATAAATATAGTATATCTATCAAGCAAGAAAAAAGAGGGGATAAGAAAGAacttatggaaaaaaaatgtgatgaagtcaagaaacagcatCTGGAAGTAGAcaataaagagatagaaaatgaaatgaaaaagataaCAAATTTAAGCCAAAAGTTCTAAACCCCACTAAGCAGGAATTTCTGGGGGAGCAGGGGAGGAACAGATCACTGAGGAAATGGAGGGGAGAAAATgatcaaagaaagcaaaattcCAGCACTGACAGATGTGAGTCTTCAGACTAAAATGGCCCCCCACTTCCCAACTCAATGcaaagggttaaaaaaaagaaaagattcataCCAAGGC is a window from the Budorcas taxicolor isolate Tak-1 unplaced genomic scaffold, Takin1.1 scaffold368, whole genome shotgun sequence genome containing:
- the LOC128071350 gene encoding FACT complex subunit SPT16-like, coding for MAVTLDKDAYYRRVKRLYSNWRKGEDEYANVDAIVVSVGVDEEIVYAKSTALQTWLFGYELTDTIMVFCDDKIIFMASKKKVEFLKQIANTKGNENANGAPAITLLVREKNESNKSSFDKMIEAIKESKNGKKIGVFSKDKFPGEFMKSWNDCLNKEGFDKIDISAVVAYTIAVKEDGELNLMKKAASITSEVFNKFFKERVMEIVDADEKVRHSKLAESVEKAIEEKKYLAGADPSTVEMCYPPIIQSGGNYNLKFSVVSDKNHMHFGAITCAMGIRFKSYCSNLVRTLMVDPSQEVQENYNFLLQLQEELLKELRH